From a region of the Sinorhizobium sp. B11 genome:
- a CDS encoding extensin family protein, with the protein MAVLLAALALLPGARLPRTGPLPEPKPETATESPSVQPEKKPETEAVPEAKPELKPDTPPQASDIPTPEPKPKPSETSATPSAEKFGPPPPPLEDQKPPSPAEQTLEEQHLTIEPESDADHAECVKELQSLGVVFRETPRIDDGNGCGIDKPIIVSQALPGITLKPEATLRCPTALALAQWMKGSVIPAASVALPANGGITTINQASAYICRLRNSAETGKISEHARGNAIDIGSFSFNKGEPVEVRSRREDSTLTGAFQRTVSAAGCLYFTTVLDPESDAAHETHFHLDVIERKGGYRYCH; encoded by the coding sequence ATGGCGGTCCTCCTCGCCGCACTCGCCCTGCTCCCTGGTGCAAGATTGCCGCGAACCGGCCCCTTGCCGGAACCCAAGCCGGAGACGGCAACCGAAAGCCCTTCGGTCCAGCCTGAAAAAAAGCCGGAAACGGAGGCAGTTCCTGAAGCCAAACCGGAGCTAAAACCCGATACGCCGCCGCAGGCTTCCGACATTCCGACGCCCGAGCCCAAGCCGAAGCCGAGCGAAACCTCTGCCACGCCATCGGCTGAAAAATTTGGCCCGCCGCCGCCGCCGCTGGAAGACCAGAAACCACCGAGCCCGGCCGAGCAGACGCTCGAAGAACAGCACCTGACCATCGAGCCGGAGAGCGACGCGGACCATGCCGAATGCGTGAAGGAATTGCAGAGCCTTGGCGTCGTCTTTCGCGAAACACCCCGCATCGACGACGGCAACGGCTGCGGCATCGACAAGCCCATCATTGTCTCCCAGGCTTTGCCCGGTATTACGTTGAAACCCGAAGCCACACTTCGCTGCCCGACGGCACTGGCGCTTGCACAGTGGATGAAGGGTAGTGTCATTCCAGCAGCTTCGGTCGCACTGCCGGCCAACGGTGGCATTACGACCATCAATCAGGCCTCGGCCTATATCTGCCGCCTGCGCAACAGCGCCGAGACCGGCAAGATTTCCGAACATGCCCGCGGCAATGCCATCGACATTGGAAGCTTCAGCTTTAACAAGGGCGAGCCTGTCGAGGTCCGCTCACGACGCGAGGATTCGACACTGACAGGCGCATTCCAGCGCACCGTCAGCGCCGCAGGCTGCCTCTATTTCACGACCGTGCTCGACCCCGAAAGCGATGCCGCCCATGAGACCCATTTCCATCTTGACGTGATCGAGAGAAAGGGCGGTTATCGCTACTGCCACTAA
- a CDS encoding formate--tetrahydrofolate ligase: MAAIKSDIEIAREATKKPIFEIGAKLGIPPEQLVPYGHDKAKISAEFIAAQEDKKDGKLILVTAINPTPAGEGKTTTTVGLGDGLNRIGKKAIVCVREASLGPCFGVKGGAAGGGYAQVVPMEDINLHFTGDFHAITSAHNLLAAMIDNHIYWGNEENIDLRRITWRRVMDMNDRALRSMVSSLGGVSNGFPRQNGFDITVASEVMAILCLATDLKDLERRLGEIIIGYRFDKTPVYARDLKADGAMAVLLKDAMQPNLVQTLENNPAFVHGGPFANIAHGCNSVVATKTALKLGDYVVTEAGFGADLGAEKFFNIKCRKAGLKPSAAVIVATVRALKMNGGVKKDDLGAENIQALVRGCSNLGRHIANVRRFGVPVVVAINHFVSDTDAEIAAVQEYVARHGAEAILCRHWAEGSAGIEDLAYKVVELAESGQARFEPLYGDDLPLIEKIEIVASKIYHAGEVTADKAVRDQLAAWEAQGYGKLPVCMAKTQYSFSTDPNLRGAPEGHVVSVREVRLSAGAGFVVVITGEIMTMPGLPKSPSAERIFLNDQGYIEGLF; this comes from the coding sequence ATGGCTGCCATCAAATCCGATATCGAAATTGCGCGTGAGGCAACAAAGAAGCCGATTTTCGAGATCGGCGCCAAGCTCGGCATCCCGCCGGAGCAGCTCGTTCCCTACGGTCACGACAAGGCGAAGATCAGCGCCGAGTTCATCGCCGCCCAGGAGGACAAGAAGGACGGTAAGCTGATCCTTGTCACTGCCATCAATCCGACGCCGGCAGGCGAGGGCAAGACGACGACCACCGTCGGTCTCGGCGACGGGCTCAACCGCATCGGCAAGAAAGCGATCGTCTGCGTGCGCGAGGCCTCGCTCGGTCCCTGCTTCGGTGTGAAGGGTGGAGCGGCAGGCGGCGGATATGCCCAGGTCGTGCCGATGGAAGACATCAACCTGCATTTCACCGGCGATTTCCACGCGATCACCTCGGCGCATAATCTGCTCGCGGCGATGATCGACAATCACATCTATTGGGGCAACGAAGAGAACATTGATCTGCGCCGCATCACATGGCGACGGGTGATGGACATGAACGACCGGGCACTGCGCAGCATGGTGTCCTCTCTCGGCGGCGTATCCAACGGGTTCCCGCGGCAGAACGGCTTCGATATCACCGTCGCGTCCGAAGTCATGGCGATCCTGTGCCTTGCGACCGATCTCAAGGATCTGGAGCGAAGGCTCGGAGAGATCATCATCGGTTACCGCTTCGACAAGACGCCGGTCTATGCCCGCGATCTCAAGGCCGATGGCGCGATGGCCGTCCTGCTGAAGGATGCCATGCAGCCGAACCTCGTGCAGACGCTCGAAAATAATCCGGCCTTCGTGCATGGCGGTCCATTCGCCAATATCGCCCATGGCTGCAACTCGGTGGTCGCGACGAAGACTGCGTTGAAGCTCGGCGACTATGTCGTGACGGAAGCGGGCTTCGGAGCGGATCTCGGCGCGGAGAAATTCTTCAACATCAAATGCCGCAAGGCCGGCTTGAAACCGAGTGCCGCGGTGATCGTCGCGACAGTCCGGGCGCTGAAGATGAATGGCGGCGTCAAGAAGGACGATCTCGGCGCGGAGAATATTCAGGCGCTGGTTCGCGGCTGCTCCAATCTTGGCCGCCATATCGCCAATGTGCGCAGGTTCGGCGTTCCTGTCGTCGTTGCGATCAATCATTTCGTTTCGGATACCGATGCTGAAATCGCCGCCGTGCAGGAATATGTCGCGCGTCATGGCGCCGAAGCCATCCTTTGCCGTCACTGGGCGGAAGGTTCTGCCGGCATCGAGGACCTTGCCTACAAGGTCGTGGAGCTAGCCGAATCCGGACAGGCAAGGTTCGAGCCGCTCTATGGCGACGACCTGCCGCTCATCGAAAAGATCGAGATCGTCGCTTCGAAGATCTATCATGCCGGCGAGGTGACGGCCGACAAGGCGGTCCGCGACCAGCTGGCGGCCTGGGAAGCACAAGGCTATGGCAAGCTGCCGGTCTGCATGGCGAAGACGCAATATTCCTTCTCGACAGATCCGAACCTGCGCGGTGCGCCGGAGGGGCATGTAGTGTCGGTGCGCGAAGTAAGGCTGTCGGCGGGCGCCGGCTTTGTCGTCGTCATTACCGGCGAGATCATGACCATGCCCGGCCTGCCGAAATCGCCATCGGCGGAACGGATTTTCCTCAACGATCAGGGTTATATCGAGGGGTTGTTCTGA
- a CDS encoding TIGR00645 family protein, translated as MKSLELLVERIILSSRWLLVVFYIGLVLALAVYAVAFAFKFLKVAGSVFELGEAEMILAMLGLIDAALVASLIVMVMISGYENFVSRFDEAEKEGEVSFLGKLDSGSLKIKVASSIVAISSIHLLQVFLNVDQYTDGKIMWLTLMHLAFVVSAVMLGFLEKLMSVTSKNDLKDKG; from the coding sequence GTGAAATCACTCGAACTTTTGGTCGAGCGCATCATCCTTTCCAGCCGTTGGCTGCTTGTGGTCTTCTATATCGGCCTTGTCCTTGCCTTGGCCGTCTATGCCGTGGCCTTCGCTTTCAAATTCCTGAAGGTCGCAGGAAGCGTGTTCGAGCTCGGCGAGGCCGAAATGATCCTCGCCATGCTCGGTCTCATCGATGCGGCACTCGTCGCAAGCCTCATCGTCATGGTCATGATCTCCGGCTACGAGAATTTCGTCAGCCGCTTCGACGAGGCTGAAAAGGAAGGCGAAGTCTCCTTCCTCGGCAAGCTCGATTCCGGCAGCCTGAAGATCAAGGTCGCCTCCTCCATCGTCGCCATCTCCTCCATCCACCTGCTGCAGGTCTTCCTCAACGTCGATCAATATACCGACGGCAAGATCATGTGGCTGACCCTCATGCATCTGGCCTTCGTTGTGTCTGCGGTCATGCTCGGCTTCCTAGAAAAGTTGATGAGCGTGACCTCGAAGAACGACCTGAAGGACAAGGGCTAA